ATTGCCCCTTTGGTATTTTGTCCTCCAGTCCGGCCTCCACGCCACCTTGGCTGGGGTGCTTCTGGCCTTGGCCATTCCTTTGCGGCGGGCTAGACCCTTCCAAGGAGCTACTTCTGCCCAAGATCCGGAGGATCTGGAGGGGGAGCTGGAGGGCCTCGAGGAGGAGGTGGAGGAGGCCCAAAGCCCTTTACACCGCCTGGAGCACACCCTGCATCCCTGGGTAGCCTTTGGGGTCTTGCCGGTTTTTGCCTTTTTAATGCCGGGGTTGCCCTGGGAGGGTTAGGACTCGGCCCGGTGGCCTGGGGCGTAAGCTTGGGCCTTCTTTTGGGAAAGCCCTTGGGCATCTTCCTTTTTTCCTGGCTGGCCTTGCGGTTGGGTCTGGGCGCCCTGCCCGAGGGTGTGAACGTAAAGTCCATGGTGGGTGTGGGTTTGTTGGCGGGCATCGGCTTTACCATGGCCCTCTTCATTGCGGGCCTGGCCTTTGAAGGGGACCTTTTGGACCAGGCCAAGGTGGGGGTGATGGCCGCCTCCTTATTGGCCGGGCTTTTGGGCTTCACTCTGGTGCGGGCTTCCCTTGACAGGGGCCGGGTGTAGGTCCAGGATGAGGGGCGTGGTTGGCGTTTTGGCCCTACAGGGGGATTTCCGCGAGCACAAGGAGGCATTGAAGCGGCTTGGGATCGCGGCCAAGGAGGTGCGCAAGAGGGAGCACCTGGAGGGGGTTAAGGCCCTCATCGTGCCCGGCGGCGAGTCCACCACCATCGGCAAGCTGGCCCGGGAGTACGGGATTGAGGAGGAGGTGCGAAGGCGGGTAGAGGAGGACTCCCTTGCCGTCTTCGGCACCTGTGCTGGGGCCATATGGCTTTCCCGGGAGATTTTGGGTTATCCGGAGCAACCCCGGTTAGGCGTGCTGGATGTGGCCGTGGAGCGGAACGCCTTCGGCCGCCAGGTGGAGAGCTTTGAGGAGGACCTGGAGGTTTGGGGCTTGGGGCCCTTTCACGGGGTCTTCATCCGGGCCCCCGCCTTCCGCCACCTGGGGGAGGGGGTGGAGGTGCTTTCGGAACTAAAGGGGCTTCCGGTGTTGGTGCGCCAGGGGAAGATCCTTGCCAGCGCCTTCCATCCCGAGCTCACGCTGGACCCCAGGCTTCACCGCTACTTCCTGGAGATCTCGGGGGTGGTCTAGGGCCGCATCCGGGTGTACATCCTTGGGAAGGGTATGGCCTCCCGCACGTGGCTAAGGCCAGAGATCCAGGCCACGGTGCGCTCCAGGCCCAACCCGAAACCCGAGTGGGGTACGCTGCCGAAGCGCCTTAGGTCCAGGTACCAGTCGTAGACTTCTTCGGGTAGCCCAAACTGGCGGATCTTTGCCTTTAAGAGCTCCAGGTCGTGGATCCTTTGGCTTCCCCCGATGATCTCCCCGTAGCCCTCGGGGGCCAGAAGGTCGTCGTTCAGGACCAGCTCCGGGTCCTCTGGGTCGGGCTCCATGTAGAAGGCCTTGATGCGGGCGGGGTAGCGCTCTATGAAGACGGGCCGGTCAAACTGGCGGCTGATGGCGGCCTCGTGGGGGGCCCCGAAGTCCTCCCCGTAAGGGAGGGGGGGTACCTCGGGGTCCTTTTCCGCCAGCCGGCTCACCAAGGCCACGGCTTCCTTGTAGGTGAGGTGGGGGTAGCGGCCCTCGGCGGCGGGCTCCAGGGCCTTGGGGTCCCGCCCAAGCATCTCCAGCTCCTTGGCCCTCCTTTCTAAAACCCGGCCCACCAGATGGCTCACCAGCTCCTCCTGCAAGGCCATGTTCTCCTCGTGGGTCATGAAGGCCACCTCGGGTTCCACCATCCAAAACTCCAGGAGGTGGCGGCGGGTCTTGCTCCTTTCGGCGCGGAAGGTGGGGCCAAAGGTGTAGACCTTGCCGTAGGCCAAAGCCCCGGCCTCGGCATAAAGCTGCCCGGACTGGGAGAGGTAGGCCTTTTCCCCGTCAAAGAGGTCCACCTGAAAGAGCTCGGTGGTGCCCTCCACCGCACTGGGGGTGAGGATGGGGGCGTCAAAGCGCAGAAAACCCCGCTCGGCGAAGAAGTCATGGATGGCCCTTTCCAGCTCGTCCCGGATGCGCATCACCGCAAAGGGGCGGCGGTGGCGGAGCCAAAGGTGGCGGTGGTCCATGAGGAAGTCAATCCCGTGCTCCTTGGGGCCGATGGGGTACTCCCCCTGGGGCAGGCTTACCACCTCGAGGCTCCTCACGGAAAGCTCAAAGCCTCCAGGAGCCCGTTCGTCCCGTCGCACCAGGCCGAAGACCCTTAAGGCGGTTTCCTGGGGTAGGTGGTCCGCCTGCTCAAAGACCTCCTCCGGCACCTCCCCCCGGAAAAGGGTGGCCTGGAGGAAGCCGGTGCCGTCCCGGAGGATGAGGAAGTGGATCTTGCCCTTGGAGCGCTTTTGGTAGAGCCAGCCCCTAAGCTCCACCTCCTGGCCCTCGTGCTTGGCGATCTCGTGGATGAAGACCCGCATACCCTATCTATCCTAAGGGGCCTAGGGGCGTTTACCCCGTGTTTACCTGGGGCACCTACACTGGGCTTTGGAGGTGAAGGAGATGATTAAACGGTGGCTCTTAGGGCTTTTGGCAGCGGCTTTTGGTCTTTGGGGCCTCGCTAAGGAGGATCAGGGCGCCTGGGCTGAGGTCTATGCGCATGGCCGGTTGGTAGCCGAGGGAAGCTTGGAGCAGGCTTCTTCCCTCCAGCTTCAGGCCCAAGGAGGGGTAGAGGTAAAGCTCCACCTGGAGGGGAAGGTGTACACCTTTACCGTGGCCCGGATGGGCAAGACCCTCGGGGAGACCAAGGTCTGGCTCAACGGCCAGATGATGGCGTTGGCCAAAGCGGCTGCCGAACTCCAGGCGGCCCAGGAAGGAAAGAAGGACTTGGCCGTCTTTTGGAAGGAGGGCCGGGTGGTGGGTTTGGTGGAGGTCAACCCCAACGCCCGGGTATCCCCTGAGGGGGCAACCGAGGTGACTCTCATCATCCACGGGCGGGAGCGCACCCTTCAGGTTTACCATGCAGGGAGCACGATGGTGGACGTCAGCGTTAACGTCGACGGTCGGGTAAGGGGTTTGCTGGAGGTGGCCCACGAGGCTCAGGTGGGAGGAGTCTCCCAGGGAGAGGGAGCAAATGGGGCTGAGGGGCGCGGCCAGGGAGGGGTGCATCTGAGGATCGGGATTGGCATTGGCGGGGGCAGGTAAACAGGTTGTCCCGGCCCCCCTTGACCTCGAGGGGGGCCGGGTTTTGGAATGGGAAAGGCGTGCGCATCCTGGTGGTGGAGGACGAGCTGGACATTGCCGAGCCTGTAACCCTCTTTTTATCCCGGCATGGATATGAGGCGGTGTGGGCCGGCAACCAGGAGGCTGCCTGGGAGGAGTTTTTGGCGGCCGAACCCGCCATGTTGATCCTGGATGTGATGTTGCCCGAGGGGGAGGATGCGGGGTTCCGGTTTGCCCAACAGGTGCGTGAGGGGGGGTATTCCGGTCCCATCCTCTTTCTGACAGCCAGGGATTCCCTGGAGGACCGGGTGGCCGGGTTGAACCTGGGAGGGGATGATTACCTGGTCAAACCCTTCGCCCTGGAGGAGCTTCTGGCTCGGGTTCGGGCCCTTCTTCGCCGGGAGGCCCAGCACAAAGGAGGGGGTTGGCAGCGCGGGGATCTCAAGGTGGATTTCCTGGCGCGGAAGGCCTACTGGAAGGGGAGGGAGGTTAGCCTTACGGTAAAGGAGTTCGCCCTGTTGGAGACCCTATGCCTGAATCCCGATCGTCTTTTTGCCCCCGAGGAGTTGGCGGACCGTCTATTTCCGGGGCGTGATACCGCGGTGAGAATGGTCCGGATCTACGTTCACCGCCTTCGGCGGAAGCTCTCTCCAAAAGTGGTGCGTACGGGGGCAGGAGGGTATGGTCTGGGGCTTTCGCAGTAGGTTGCTGCTGGGGGTAGGGTTGGCGGTGGGGGTTTCGGCTCTGGCCCAGCTGGGCCTGGGGTATTGGGCTTTGCTGCGCACCTCGGAAGCGGTGGCCCAAAGGGAGCTCCTCCTCTTTGCCCAAAGCCTCTATCAGGCTTTAGACTTTACGGGGCCTTTACCTACCCTTAAAGCGGAGGGTTATAACCTTCTCCTGCCCTTTTCGGGGGGCAGGGCGCGGGTTACCAGGGAAGGTCGGATATACCTCAGCTATGGCGGTCCCTTCCCGGTTGC
The window above is part of the Thermus albus genome. Proteins encoded here:
- the pdxT gene encoding pyridoxal 5'-phosphate synthase glutaminase subunit PdxT → MRGVVGVLALQGDFREHKEALKRLGIAAKEVRKREHLEGVKALIVPGGESTTIGKLAREYGIEEEVRRRVEEDSLAVFGTCAGAIWLSREILGYPEQPRLGVLDVAVERNAFGRQVESFEEDLEVWGLGPFHGVFIRAPAFRHLGEGVEVLSELKGLPVLVRQGKILASAFHPELTLDPRLHRYFLEISGVV
- the asnS gene encoding asparagine--tRNA ligase, with protein sequence MRVFIHEIAKHEGQEVELRGWLYQKRSKGKIHFLILRDGTGFLQATLFRGEVPEEVFEQADHLPQETALRVFGLVRRDERAPGGFELSVRSLEVVSLPQGEYPIGPKEHGIDFLMDHRHLWLRHRRPFAVMRIRDELERAIHDFFAERGFLRFDAPILTPSAVEGTTELFQVDLFDGEKAYLSQSGQLYAEAGALAYGKVYTFGPTFRAERSKTRRHLLEFWMVEPEVAFMTHEENMALQEELVSHLVGRVLERRAKELEMLGRDPKALEPAAEGRYPHLTYKEAVALVSRLAEKDPEVPPLPYGEDFGAPHEAAISRQFDRPVFIERYPARIKAFYMEPDPEDPELVLNDDLLAPEGYGEIIGGSQRIHDLELLKAKIRQFGLPEEVYDWYLDLRRFGSVPHSGFGLGLERTVAWISGLSHVREAIPFPRMYTRMRP
- a CDS encoding response regulator transcription factor, which encodes MRILVVEDELDIAEPVTLFLSRHGYEAVWAGNQEAAWEEFLAAEPAMLILDVMLPEGEDAGFRFAQQVREGGYSGPILFLTARDSLEDRVAGLNLGGDDYLVKPFALEELLARVRALLRREAQHKGGGWQRGDLKVDFLARKAYWKGREVSLTVKEFALLETLCLNPDRLFAPEELADRLFPGRDTAVRMVRIYVHRLRRKLSPKVVRTGAGGYGLGLSQ